From Nicotiana tabacum cultivar K326 chromosome 22, ASM71507v2, whole genome shotgun sequence, one genomic window encodes:
- the LOC107771593 gene encoding WAT1-related protein At3g18200-like isoform X1, which produces MEFTPGKLKLVAALFVMVFCSAGFHIVSRIALNIGVSKLVFILYRNITALLLLGPFAYFLEKKDRPPLTFSLLVQFFLLGLIGVTANQSLYILGLYYTSPTYASAIQNSVPAITFVMASVLRLEEVHIKRRDGMAKIMGTIASVGGATIIALYKGPPLLRGSGFSSDVTFTSPEKMLNRTWGCVYIIAQCLSYASWMVLQVPMMKSYPAKLSLISFTCFFGVIQLLVVTAFTERDPRNWRIQSGEEVLTILYVGIINSGVVYSLVTWCIQKGGPVLTATFQPLQTVVVAVMAFVFLGDQLYSGGLFGGILVAAGLYLVLWGKTEEEKIVNQDKEGATLRKHLVDQENTEECPITVQV; this is translated from the exons ATGGAATTTACACCTGGAAAACTGAAGCTTGTTGCAGCGTTGTTTGTCATGGTTTTCTGCTCTGCAGGATTTCATATTGTCTCAAGAATTGCTCTCAATATTGGTGTCAGCAAACTTGTTTTTATACTTTACAGAAACATCACTGCTTTACTTCTTTTAGGACCTTTTGCTTATTTTTTAGAAAA GAAGGATAGACCACCCCTCACATTTTCCCTGTTGGTTCAGTTTTTCCTCCTCGGTTTAATAGG AGTCACAGCAAACCAATCACTTTATATCTTAGGGTTGTATTATACATCACCTACCTATGCATCAGCTATACAAAACTCAGTTCCTGCAATTACTTTTGTCATGGCTTCTGTTTTAAG GTTAGAAGAAGTGCATATTAAGAGGAGGGATGGCATGGCAAAAATTATGGGAACCATAGCAAGTGTTGGAGGTGCCACAATAATCGCTCTATACAAAGGCCCTCCCCTTCTAAGAGGAAGCGGCTTTTCTTCGGATGTAACTTTTACTTCTCCAGAGAAAATGCTGAATAGGACATGGGGTTGTGTTTACATTATTGCTCAGTGCTTATCATATGCTAGTTGGATGGTGCTTCAG GTTCCTATGATGAAAAGTTACCCCGCGAAACTGTCACTTATCTCATTTACATGCTTCTTTGGAGTAATCCAGCTCCTAGTTGTAACTGCTTTTACAGAAAGGGATCCAAGAAACTGGCGAATTCAGTCTGGTGAGGAGGTTTTGACGATTCTTTAtgtt GGTATCATAAATTCTGGAGTTGTATATTCTCTCGTGACTTGGTGCATTCAGAAAGGAGGGCCAGTGTTGACCGCCACGTTCCAGCCtctgcaaacagtagtagttgctGTCATGGCCTTTGTATTTCTTGGTGATCAGTTGTATTCAGGCGG GCTATTTGGGGGGATTCTGGTTGCGGCAGGGCTTTACCTAGTCTTATGGGGTAAAACTGAAGAGGAAAAAATTGTGAACCAAGATAAAGAAGGAGCAACATTGAGAAAACATCTTGTTGATCAAGAAAACACAGAGGAATGCCCTATTACAGTTCAGGTCTAA
- the LOC107771593 gene encoding WAT1-related protein At3g18200-like isoform X3, which yields MIRKDRPPLTFSLLVQFFLLGLIGVTANQSLYILGLYYTSPTYASAIQNSVPAITFVMASVLRLEEVHIKRRDGMAKIMGTIASVGGATIIALYKGPPLLRGSGFSSDVTFTSPEKMLNRTWGCVYIIAQCLSYASWMVLQVPMMKSYPAKLSLISFTCFFGVIQLLVVTAFTERDPRNWRIQSGEEVLTILYVGIINSGVVYSLVTWCIQKGGPVLTATFQPLQTVVVAVMAFVFLGDQLYSGGLFGGILVAAGLYLVLWGKTEEEKIVNQDKEGATLRKHLVDQENTEECPITVQV from the exons ATGATCAG GAAGGATAGACCACCCCTCACATTTTCCCTGTTGGTTCAGTTTTTCCTCCTCGGTTTAATAGG AGTCACAGCAAACCAATCACTTTATATCTTAGGGTTGTATTATACATCACCTACCTATGCATCAGCTATACAAAACTCAGTTCCTGCAATTACTTTTGTCATGGCTTCTGTTTTAAG GTTAGAAGAAGTGCATATTAAGAGGAGGGATGGCATGGCAAAAATTATGGGAACCATAGCAAGTGTTGGAGGTGCCACAATAATCGCTCTATACAAAGGCCCTCCCCTTCTAAGAGGAAGCGGCTTTTCTTCGGATGTAACTTTTACTTCTCCAGAGAAAATGCTGAATAGGACATGGGGTTGTGTTTACATTATTGCTCAGTGCTTATCATATGCTAGTTGGATGGTGCTTCAG GTTCCTATGATGAAAAGTTACCCCGCGAAACTGTCACTTATCTCATTTACATGCTTCTTTGGAGTAATCCAGCTCCTAGTTGTAACTGCTTTTACAGAAAGGGATCCAAGAAACTGGCGAATTCAGTCTGGTGAGGAGGTTTTGACGATTCTTTAtgtt GGTATCATAAATTCTGGAGTTGTATATTCTCTCGTGACTTGGTGCATTCAGAAAGGAGGGCCAGTGTTGACCGCCACGTTCCAGCCtctgcaaacagtagtagttgctGTCATGGCCTTTGTATTTCTTGGTGATCAGTTGTATTCAGGCGG GCTATTTGGGGGGATTCTGGTTGCGGCAGGGCTTTACCTAGTCTTATGGGGTAAAACTGAAGAGGAAAAAATTGTGAACCAAGATAAAGAAGGAGCAACATTGAGAAAACATCTTGTTGATCAAGAAAACACAGAGGAATGCCCTATTACAGTTCAGGTCTAA
- the LOC107771593 gene encoding WAT1-related protein At3g18200-like isoform X2, translating to MNTEKDRPPLTFSLLVQFFLLGLIGVTANQSLYILGLYYTSPTYASAIQNSVPAITFVMASVLRLEEVHIKRRDGMAKIMGTIASVGGATIIALYKGPPLLRGSGFSSDVTFTSPEKMLNRTWGCVYIIAQCLSYASWMVLQVPMMKSYPAKLSLISFTCFFGVIQLLVVTAFTERDPRNWRIQSGEEVLTILYVGIINSGVVYSLVTWCIQKGGPVLTATFQPLQTVVVAVMAFVFLGDQLYSGGLFGGILVAAGLYLVLWGKTEEEKIVNQDKEGATLRKHLVDQENTEECPITVQV from the exons ATGAATACAGA GAAGGATAGACCACCCCTCACATTTTCCCTGTTGGTTCAGTTTTTCCTCCTCGGTTTAATAGG AGTCACAGCAAACCAATCACTTTATATCTTAGGGTTGTATTATACATCACCTACCTATGCATCAGCTATACAAAACTCAGTTCCTGCAATTACTTTTGTCATGGCTTCTGTTTTAAG GTTAGAAGAAGTGCATATTAAGAGGAGGGATGGCATGGCAAAAATTATGGGAACCATAGCAAGTGTTGGAGGTGCCACAATAATCGCTCTATACAAAGGCCCTCCCCTTCTAAGAGGAAGCGGCTTTTCTTCGGATGTAACTTTTACTTCTCCAGAGAAAATGCTGAATAGGACATGGGGTTGTGTTTACATTATTGCTCAGTGCTTATCATATGCTAGTTGGATGGTGCTTCAG GTTCCTATGATGAAAAGTTACCCCGCGAAACTGTCACTTATCTCATTTACATGCTTCTTTGGAGTAATCCAGCTCCTAGTTGTAACTGCTTTTACAGAAAGGGATCCAAGAAACTGGCGAATTCAGTCTGGTGAGGAGGTTTTGACGATTCTTTAtgtt GGTATCATAAATTCTGGAGTTGTATATTCTCTCGTGACTTGGTGCATTCAGAAAGGAGGGCCAGTGTTGACCGCCACGTTCCAGCCtctgcaaacagtagtagttgctGTCATGGCCTTTGTATTTCTTGGTGATCAGTTGTATTCAGGCGG GCTATTTGGGGGGATTCTGGTTGCGGCAGGGCTTTACCTAGTCTTATGGGGTAAAACTGAAGAGGAAAAAATTGTGAACCAAGATAAAGAAGGAGCAACATTGAGAAAACATCTTGTTGATCAAGAAAACACAGAGGAATGCCCTATTACAGTTCAGGTCTAA
- the LOC107771593 gene encoding WAT1-related protein At3g18200-like isoform X4, whose protein sequence is MEFTPGKLKLVAALFVMVFCSAGFHIVSRIALNIGVSKLVFILYRNITALLLLGPFAYFLEKKDRPPLTFSLLVQFFLLGLIGVTANQSLYILGLYYTSPTYASAIQNSVPAITFVMASVLRLEEVHIKRRDGMAKIMGTIASVGGATIIALYKGPPLLRGSGFSSDVTFTSPEKMLNRTWGCVYIIAQCLSYASWMVLQVPMMKSYPAKLSLISFTCFFGVIQLLVVTAFTERDPRNWRIQSGYHKFWSCIFSRDLVHSERRASVDRHVPASANSSSCCHGLCISW, encoded by the exons ATGGAATTTACACCTGGAAAACTGAAGCTTGTTGCAGCGTTGTTTGTCATGGTTTTCTGCTCTGCAGGATTTCATATTGTCTCAAGAATTGCTCTCAATATTGGTGTCAGCAAACTTGTTTTTATACTTTACAGAAACATCACTGCTTTACTTCTTTTAGGACCTTTTGCTTATTTTTTAGAAAA GAAGGATAGACCACCCCTCACATTTTCCCTGTTGGTTCAGTTTTTCCTCCTCGGTTTAATAGG AGTCACAGCAAACCAATCACTTTATATCTTAGGGTTGTATTATACATCACCTACCTATGCATCAGCTATACAAAACTCAGTTCCTGCAATTACTTTTGTCATGGCTTCTGTTTTAAG GTTAGAAGAAGTGCATATTAAGAGGAGGGATGGCATGGCAAAAATTATGGGAACCATAGCAAGTGTTGGAGGTGCCACAATAATCGCTCTATACAAAGGCCCTCCCCTTCTAAGAGGAAGCGGCTTTTCTTCGGATGTAACTTTTACTTCTCCAGAGAAAATGCTGAATAGGACATGGGGTTGTGTTTACATTATTGCTCAGTGCTTATCATATGCTAGTTGGATGGTGCTTCAG GTTCCTATGATGAAAAGTTACCCCGCGAAACTGTCACTTATCTCATTTACATGCTTCTTTGGAGTAATCCAGCTCCTAGTTGTAACTGCTTTTACAGAAAGGGATCCAAGAAACTGGCGAATTCAGTCTG GGTATCATAAATTCTGGAGTTGTATATTCTCTCGTGACTTGGTGCATTCAGAAAGGAGGGCCAGTGTTGACCGCCACGTTCCAGCCtctgcaaacagtagtagttgctGTCATGGCCTTTGTATTTCTTGGTGA
- the LOC107771592 gene encoding uncharacterized protein LOC107771592, with the protein MLLLFSSIPLSWGIFCPSQVSLNCSFGVPFNHSKLQTSLRFSAFKTRATFDEKDQNSQASILIQEKENKQPNQEVEESVRVLKNAAKTRKVAAKEIMAAFSVIEKAKIDSSKFLETLGGTKSPGRTWMLIFTAEKGLERGRYFPITAVQRFDAAAKRIENGVFLGPLGFLAFEGRFSWKNRILAFVFEQLRIKVGPLNPFDISIKGKDEREPSNKDKDPFFIWFYIDEEIAVARGRSGGTAFWVRCRRVGYS; encoded by the exons ATGCTGCTGCTCTTTTCTTCCATCCCGTTGAGTTGGGGGATTTTCTGTCCTTCTCAAGTTTCTCTCAACTGCAGTTTCGGAGTCCCTTTTAATCACTCAAAGTTACAAACTTCTCTGAGATTCTCAGCTTTTAAAACCAGAGCAACCTTTGACGAAAAGGACCAAAATTCTCAAGCTTCCATTCTTAttcaagaaaaggaaaacaaacaacCCAACCAG gaAGTTGAAGAGAGCGTAAGAGTACTGAAAAATGCAGCCAAAACAAGAAAGGTTGCAGCAAAGGAGATAATGGCTGCTTTCTCTGTGATTGAGAAAGCAAAAATCGATTCTTCAAAGTTTCTTGAAACTCTTGGTGGAACCAAATCTCCTGGGAGGACGTGGATGCTCATTTTTACTGCTGAG AAAGGTTTAGAACGAGGTAGATATTTCCCAATTACAGCCGTTCAGAGATTTGATGCAGCT gcaaagAGGATCGAAAATGGTGTTTTCTTGGGGCCTCTTGGATTCTTGGCATTTGAAGGGAGGTTTTCATGGAAGAATAGGATACTTGCTTTCGTATTTGAGCAGCTTCGGATAAAAGTTGGACCATTGAATCCCTTTGATATCAGTATTAAGGGAAAGGATGAAAGAGAGCCGAGCAATAAGGATAAGGATCCATTTTTCATCTGGTTTTACATTGACGAGGAAATAGCTGTTGCTCGAGGACGGAGTGGAGGGACAGCTTTCTGGGTTCGTTGTCGACGTGTTGGCTATTCCTAA